The Ahaetulla prasina isolate Xishuangbanna chromosome 4, ASM2864084v1, whole genome shotgun sequence genome has a window encoding:
- the LOC131198416 gene encoding uncharacterized protein LOC131198416 produces the protein MAAKPLKPSGRRGSEPSLEEILKEQLKLSEDRQKEMMENFNAKIREDILMAVQGLSKKIEGLEVEMQQISQSNKHLEDKMKEERGEDLRKIISEALAEFIEVEPQEVAYQIDKIYRVNSWIARQRKLPRDIVVYFVKRTMRNQILQVSYQTTLKIGEQELKVLKEIPSKMLRDRKEFAFFTQELKKHQIQFRWEVPVGLTVFYQGRRYRIDTVLKAKDFLSTVLKVEIEVIEKLQEIQEGVVIQEPSLLPVLEEPQEQRVTRGALKRKEEQQSQSKSQDPSMEAVGGARRKIPEEELLLSASKLQEASNGK, from the exons atggcagctaaacctttaaagccttctggaagaaggggatctgaaccaagtcttgaggaaatattgaaagaacaattaaaactttctgaagataggcaaaaagagatgatggagaattttaatgcaaaaataagagaagatattctcatggcagttcaaggactgagtaaaaaaattgagggattggaagtggaaatgcaacagatctctcagtcaaataagcatttagaagacaaaatgaaag aagagcgaggagaagacttaagaaaaattatatcagaagcattggctgaatttattgaagtggaaccccaagaggtagcttaccaaattgataaaatatatagagttaattcctggattgcaagacagagaaagcttcctcgggacattgtggtttattttgtgaaaaggactatgagaaatcagattctgcaagtttcatatcagacaactttaaaaattggagaacaggagctgaaggtgttgaaagagattccttcaaagatgttaagagataggaaggaatttgctttttttacacaagaacttaaaaaacatcagattcaattcagatgggaggtgccagttggactgacagtattctatcaaggaaggagatatagaattgatactgttttaaaggcaaaggattttctttctacagttttgaaagtcgaaatagaagtgatagaaaaacttcaagagattcaagaaggcgtggtgatccaagagccttcattgctgccagtattagaggaaccacaagagcaaagggtgacaagaggagctcttaagcgtaaagaagagcaacagtctcaaagtaaaagtcaggatcccagtatggaagccgtgggaggagctagacggaagataccggaggaggagcttctgttgtctgcttcaaagcttcaggaggccagtaatggcaaatag